The sequence caggcacacaccaccatgtttggctaatttttgtatttttagtagagacgggggtttcaccatgttggccaggctggtctcgaactcctggactcaggtgatctgcccacctcagcctcccaaagtgccaggattgcaggcgtgagccaccacacctgacctagataaattttctgttttgaaattgttatttgagacagggtctcactctgtcacctggagtgcagtggcacaattttggctcactacaacctctgcctcctgggctcaagtgatcctcctgcctcagcctcccaagtagctgggactataggcacacaccaccacatctggctgattttttttgtagagatgtctcactatgttgcccagactggtctcgaactcctagattcaagcaatcctcccatctaggcctcccaaagtgttaggattacaggcatgagccccaccCCACCCGGCTGAAATTAGTTTTTTATTTGAGGTAAGGTCCTATGTTTTTTAGGCTGGgtacaagtgatccacctgcttcagtcttacaggtagctgagattacaggcatgccactatgctcagccTTGCATATAATTTTTTACTCTCTCAAAACTTAATTATTAGCCTaatgttgactggaagccttgcTGATaatataaacagttgattaacacatattttgtatgttatgtgtattatatcctgtgtttcttttgtttgttttttttgagacggagtctcactctgtttcccaggctggagtgcagtggtgcaatccgcaacctccgcctcctgggttcaagcgattctcctgcctcagcctcctgagtagctgggactacaggcacatgccaccatgcccggctaatttttgtatttttagtagagatggggtttcactatgttggccaggatagtctcgaactcctgacctcatgatccaccctcctcggcctcccaaagtgctgggattacaagcgtgagccaccgcacccggcctatatcctgtgttcttacaataaagtaaggtAGAGAAAAGAATTAAGCAGatcataaaaaagagaaaatattttttactattcattaagcAGAAGTGGTTCATCATAagggtcttcatcctcatcatcttcatatTGAGTAGGCTAAAGAGGAGTCTCGGTGGCAGACTCGCTGTCTCGGGTggccgaggcagaagaaaatcttcaTATAAGTGGATCTGAGCAGTTCAAACccatattgttcaagggtcaactgtatagtacagtcatacaatgaaatactctgAAGCAATAGAAAAGAATCAAACTCTTTAAGATGTAGAACCAAGTGTGaaataaattatgtatgtatagaaTGCTACTATATGTTAAAACAAGGACGACGTAAGGGATAGATGTATATTTTCTTGTATATAGATAGAATACTTCTGGAAAGATACAGAAGAAGctacttcttttctttgtatccttacatgaatttatacattttaattggtTGCATATATGCTTCTTTTCCATATCTAATGTTTTCTTCCTGGAGTAGGAATCTCCAATAGCTGCAACACTCCTGGTTTTGGTGGAGAAGAGGGACTTACCTTTGGGAAGAATAGCCCTCAGGTGCTTGCCTCAGCTCTTCCCTTCTTCTGGGGAGTGAGGGCTTGCACAGAGCACTGATGTTCTCAGCTGCTTCTCTTGGTTCAGGGACAGGCTGAAGTCAAATTACTAATCAAGTGAAGAATAAAGACATCATTGGACATGCAAATGCTCAAAACATTTACCTCCCCTTCATTCTTTCTCTGGAAACTactgaaaaattttgaaattaaaatgttggAATGAACCAGGAAAAGGGAAGAGATAGTATACAGGAAACAGAGGCTTCAAGATGAGAGGGGTAATGGGGGGTCCTGGATGTTGAAGGGAACCCCTAAAATACTGTATTTGTTAGCTATAGGGCAGGCCCAGATTGGAGCAAGAGGATGGTGGAGCTGGAGCTGACAGTTACTTAATGCATGATTGTATTGAGAGATGTTAGACATATAGAGGGAGGTGTGGGAATAAAGTAGTGATAGGTATTCAGAAAACTAAGTAAAAAACAAactccagctgggcatggtggctcacgcccgtaatcccagcactttgggaggcggaggtaggtggatcacgaggtcaggagtttgagatcagcctggccaatatgatgaaaccccatctctattaaaaatatgaaaaaattagccaggcgtggtggcacgtgcctgtagtcccagctgcttgggaggctgagatgggagaatcacttgaacctgggaggcggaggttgcagcgagccgaaatcgtgtcactgcactccagcctgggcgacagagcgagactccatctcaaaaacaaaataaaacaaaaactccagAGAAAACAGAGCTGTGGAAAGAAGGAAGTGTAATCATAACATCCTGTATGACTTAGCcttgaaaaataatgaattaatctTATTtggttttaatgtatttatttataacagagatgggtcttgctatgttacccaggctagtctcaaactcttggcctcaagcagtcctcccacctcagcttcccaaagtgctgggattacaggtgtgagccactgtgcccagctatcaTGTTTTTTAAATCAGCAATTGTGACGTAATTACATCGAGAGAGGAAGAGTAGGACAGGTGGAGGTAGGCAAGATGACTGTTAGAATGCCAAATTCCATCTGTCCTATtcagaaggaagaataaaaatccccaaaattgaaaaaaaaagacaagaattaacaatgtatataaattatttagaaatatgaaggTAAATAAATACCAGAAGAAACAACTGAAAGAATTCAGATGGTTCCCTCTGGGAGTGTAAATGAGGAAGGGACTCAGAGACTGCTGTTTCTCACTAGAGGCCTtacattatttgactttttaaactgTGTATGTGCAttactttgaaataaaaacttaattttaaaagcattaaaaggctgaatgtggtggctgacgcctgtaatcccaaaactttgggaggccaagcaggagggaatgcttcagcctgggagttcgagatcagcctgggcaaaatagcgagattccatctctattttaaaaacgtgtgtgtaaacatatatgtgtatatatatatgaaaaagaaattagcagggcatagtggcttgcacctgtaactCTAGCtccatgagaggctgaggcaggaggattgcttgagcccaggagttcaaggttatgtATGATCTATGCCTCCAAATTTTCAGAGAAGCTAATTTGAGTAATAacaaaactctggtctcccattTAGCCAGCTCTACatgtattaaactctttctctattgcaattcccctgtcttgataatgTTCATAGCTCAGTggtgtgagctatgattgcaccactgcactctagcccaggtgaaAGAGTAAGAggctatctcaaaaaagaaagaaagaaagaaaaaagaaaaaaagtaattgctGGCAGTAGTTCAGTATCTAAATGGAACTTCCAATTTCCAACCCTTAATGTATTCCTATCAACTAGATTCTAGCTGAGAAACTCTACATTCCATACTTCACAAAACCACAAAGAATGGAAATGTACAGTTGCTCAGCAGAACATAGATTTTTCTGGTCTAAGATCTGAGAAAATTCCCCTCCAGATCCTTCTTAAGGAAACCCCATCTGATGATGTGATTAGCATCCCCCACAACATTCCTATCCCAAATAGAAGTGAGGATCACGAATCTacatgacatttttttttaatagccccCTCTGTGCCTAACACTAAAGCACAGCTCAGTCAAAGCAAGTCTGTGAAAGATGAAAGTACATAATTCAATATTACGGTTGCAACTGAAGCTAGAGGCAGGTGTTAGTGTAGTTAGAGAATCAGGTACATATCCCTTAGGCACTTTTCTGCCAATATTATTTTTTCGAATAAAACTTTTGATGAGGTTGGTTAACACACATAGAGTGCAGGTATTCTGTTGCAGATTATCTAGTagacaaaacagaaagaataacaTCTTTTTATGAAAATCTAAGAGCCTACCTAACTTGAGGTGTCGGAACACACGCACTCCATCTCCATCCAAACATTTGTGCCAGTGGAGTTGCGGGCTGCTGCAGGTAGAGGTAGGCAAGAGGAGTGCTAATTCTAGTGCTAATTCCCAGTCAGCCCTATGTGCAACCAGATCATGCTCTGATAGCCAGAGAACCATCTCAAAAGCACCACCACCAGAGGTTCTGTACTGAAATAGAGCTGAAAGGATTCAGGTGGGTCAATAGTGCCTGCTGCAGGAGGCGGCTGTGGGTGGGGCTAGGATTTGGCCTTTCTGGGTGCCTTGGTTTAATGTCATCTAGTAACTCCCAAAGTGCACCATTGCTCCTAACAGTTATATACATGATGCATCTTCTGATGAATTTCCATTTTATGAACTTAATTTttatgagatctttttttttcacttttaataattttttttttttttaccacacaGAAgcataaggttaaaaaaaaattaccagcatATTTTTTTCCAATGGGAAATCAAttgtaaaatacataattttaatcatcttcaaaaaaagatatattagaaaataagagtTTCATGATTTAATGGTAGACATTGGGGATAGACATTCTCTCTAGCCTTTGTATAATAGgtggcaaaaaataataattccagtTCTGTAATTTTACAAGTATTCATGTAACTGCCCCATGAGTTCTTGCTCTTTGCAGAGcagatttatcaagacaggggaactgcaatagagaaagatTTTAAACTCTGGCTAaatgggagaccagagttttattattactctaaTCAGCCTCTCTGAAAAtttggaggctagggtttttTAAGGATAGTTTCATGGGCAGGAGGCTAGGGAGTGGGGAATGCTGATTGGTTccgttggggatgaaatcataggaggCTGGAACttgtcctcttgtgctgagtcagttgcTGGTTGGTGACCATAAGATCAGAAGACCCAGCTTGGcagtctgggtggtgccagctgatccatcagaATGCAGGATCTGAAAAATACCTCAAATACTAATCTTAGGTTTTTCAATACTAATCTGTAGGTGCAACCGGGGAGGTTGGAACCTTGTGGCCTCTGGCTGCATGACTCCTGAGCCATAATTTCCAATCTGTGGCTAATGTGTTAGTTTTATAAAAGcagtctggtccccaggcaaggagGGAGTTTGTTTCAGGGAAGAGTCTAGGTAATCATGTTTGTTTCATAGTTAAACTATGAACTAAattcttcccaaagttagtttggcctatgcccaggaatgaacaagggcagcttagaggttagaagcaagatggcgTCAGTGAGGTCAACTTTCTTTCGCTGTCAAGATTTTTCTCACTGTCatcatttttgcaaaggtggtttcattcATATTTCCCATTGTATCTAACTGCATGCTTTAACATCTTTATTTCCTAATGGGAAAGAATACACTCATGAGCAAGCTCAATGGGCTGTCTCTACGAGGTAATTTTAAACAGCATTGCTTTTCTGAAGTTTGATTATTGCAGTTAACTGTATGAAAATCTATACAGAACTCTTCAACTACAAAGGAAAACATCgacttttattgtttatttcagtTTTCCAGGGTAATACAATGGCACAGAGAGCTGCAACATGTAATTGGACTTAGAGAAACTAATTCCTgtgaaaaccaattaggaaataCAGCACCTCTGCAAAATTCTCTGTCCATCCAGACCAATTCTCAGCAGCCAACATTTGCAAATGATATTTTAGAGCACTGTGGTTTTTAAGCTCCTTGACGTAAGACAAGTTATTGCACATCATGACAGAGAGAACGTAACAAGTCCAAAATTTAAGGAGGAGGtagctgtttatttcacttttgaTAGTAGACTCGAATCTGCCTTCAAAAAAACTAATGAGAATAGGAATAAGTTGCAGACTTTTGGCTCTTTTCTGGCTGACAGGGTTTAAGTAACACCAACATGCCACACTCTGGAGCAGCAGGATCTTTATTCTTGGTGCCAACTCCTCATCTTGCAACAAGTGAGCCACTTCTTCCATGTACTCAGCTGCAAATTTCCCAGCAGGTGGTCCTCCTGTAAAACAAGTATTTGCATTTCCAGAAGTATTTGGTGTATCTAGTAGCTAGTAACACTTTGGAATGCTTATATGTTCATATTCTTGTTGCCCTATAGAGGATACTTTggatattttgaattttactGTCTTTTTCCCCCACCTCCCATGCTGCTGCCATGAAGAC is a genomic window of Pongo pygmaeus isolate AG05252 chromosome 5, NHGRI_mPonPyg2-v2.0_pri, whole genome shotgun sequence containing:
- the ARMH2 gene encoding armadillo-like helical domain-containing protein 2 translates to MASSRFSCTQIWVKMYGYFAGLCRRLQKFWRVTFKGFFVKKKEKKIPSAETYFHEEKIVVLGQVLMNESLPIEKRAQAAQKIGLLAFTGGPPAGKFAAEYMEEVAHLLQDEELAPRIKILLLQSVACWCYLNPVSQKRAKSLQLIPILISFFEGRFESTIKSEINSYLLLKFWTCYVLSVMMCNNLSYVKELKNHSALKYHLQMLAAENWSGWTENFAEVLYFLIGFHRN